In Buchnera aphidicola (Schlechtendalia peitan), one genomic interval encodes:
- the miaB gene encoding tRNA (N6-isopentenyl adenosine(37)-C2)-methylthiotransferase MiaB: MIKKKIYIKTWGCQMNEYDSSMITQLLEKKHQFKQTHIPELADVLILNTCSIREKAQEKVFHQLGRWKKLKELNPKIIIAVGGCVATQEGKEIYKRAKYVDIIFGTQTLHRLPDMIQKIKKNNTHIIDIEFPLIEKFDSIEYPTSPGATAYVTIIEGCNKFCSFCIVPYTRGHEISRPVDDILLEISILSQRGVREINLLGQNVNAYRGQTFDGKICRFSELLRLVSLIDGIDRIRFTTNNPIEFTDDIIDVYSDIKKIVSFLHLPVQSGSNRILKLMKRAHNIQEYKNIIKKIIKNRPNIQISSDFIVGFPGETQEDFEETLQFIKDMNFDMSFSFIYSSRPGTPASELPDTLTIDEKKQRLYTLQKLINQNTKSWNEKMLGSIQSVLIEGPSRKNPMELYGRTENNRIVNFEGNPNMIGKFVNLKITKINSNSLKGAYSKRFNN; encoded by the coding sequence ATGATTAAAAAAAAAATATATATAAAAACTTGGGGTTGTCAAATGAATGAATATGATTCATCAATGATAACTCAATTATTAGAAAAAAAACACCAATTCAAACAAACTCACATTCCTGAATTAGCTGACGTTTTAATTCTCAATACTTGCTCTATTCGAGAAAAAGCTCAAGAAAAAGTTTTTCATCAATTAGGAAGATGGAAAAAATTAAAAGAATTAAATCCTAAAATTATTATTGCAGTAGGCGGATGTGTGGCAACACAAGAAGGAAAAGAAATTTATAAACGTGCAAAATATGTAGATATTATATTTGGAACACAAACATTACATAGACTACCAGATATGATACAAAAAATAAAAAAAAATAATACACATATTATTGATATAGAATTTCCTCTAATTGAAAAATTTGATTCTATAGAATATCCTACTTCTCCAGGTGCAACAGCATATGTAACTATAATAGAAGGATGTAATAAATTTTGTTCATTCTGTATTGTACCATATACTAGAGGTCATGAAATTAGCCGTCCTGTTGATGACATTTTATTAGAAATTTCTATCTTATCTCAAAGAGGAGTACGAGAAATTAATTTGTTAGGACAAAATGTAAATGCATATAGAGGACAAACGTTTGATGGAAAAATTTGTAGATTTTCAGAACTATTAAGATTAGTATCATTAATAGATGGAATTGATAGAATTAGATTTACTACAAATAATCCTATTGAATTTACTGATGACATTATCGATGTATACTCTGATATAAAAAAAATTGTTAGTTTTCTTCATTTACCAGTACAAAGCGGATCAAATCGTATCTTAAAATTAATGAAAAGAGCTCATAATATCCAAGAATACAAAAATATTATTAAAAAAATAATTAAAAATAGACCAAATATACAAATTAGTTCTGATTTTATTGTTGGTTTTCCAGGGGAGACACAAGAAGACTTCGAGGAAACACTACAGTTTATTAAAGACATGAATTTTGATATGAGCTTTAGTTTTATTTATTCTTCTCGTCCAGGCACGCCAGCATCAGAATTACCAGATACACTTACTATAGATGAAAAAAAACAAAGACTTTACACACTTCAAAAACTTATTAACCAAAATACAAAATCATGGAACGAAAAAATGTTGGGTAGCATACAATCAGTATTAATAGAAGGTCCATCTCGTAAAAATCCAATGGAACTATATGGAAGAACGGAAAATAATCGTATAGTTAATTTTGAAGGAAATCCAAATATGATAGGCAAATTTGTAAATCTAAAAATTACAAAAATCAATTCTAATTCTCTTAAAGGTGCTTATTCTAAACGATTTAATAATTAA
- the corC gene encoding CNNM family magnesium/cobalt transport protein CorC (CorC(YbeX) belongs to the Cyclin M Mg2+ Exporter (CNNM) family, and was characterized as belonging to a set of three proteins, at least one of which must be present for CorA to function.) yields the protein MNDDHSIYKNKNNKKNFFSILLNQIFHDEPKSKEELLTLMKYSKKKKLIDQDTCDMLEGVIDITKQKIRDIMIPRIQMIILKLNYSLEQCLDIIIKSAHSRFPVMNYEENYVEGFLIAKDFLPFVKNISNKFDIKKMLRPAIVVPESKHVDCMLKEFRLKKNHMAIVIDEFGDVSGLVTIEDILELIVGNIDDEYDKHKSNIRQLDQYTFMIKSFTSIKEFNDTFKTNFNTEEVDTIGGLVMKNIGHLPVQGELIKILGYKFEVHIANNRRIIQLKTTIPNNHEISKLKK from the coding sequence ATGAATGACGACCATTCAATATATAAAAATAAAAATAATAAGAAAAATTTCTTTTCTATTTTATTAAATCAAATATTTCATGATGAACCAAAAAGTAAAGAAGAATTACTAACATTAATGAAATATTCTAAGAAAAAAAAATTAATAGACCAAGATACTTGTGATATGTTAGAAGGAGTCATTGATATAACTAAACAAAAAATTCGTGATATAATGATTCCTAGAATACAAATGATAATCCTAAAATTAAATTACTCACTTGAACAATGTTTAGATATAATTATAAAATCTGCTCATTCGCGATTTCCTGTAATGAACTATGAAGAAAATTATGTTGAAGGATTTTTAATCGCTAAAGATTTTTTACCATTTGTAAAAAATATATCTAATAAATTCGATATTAAAAAAATGTTACGTCCTGCTATCGTTGTACCTGAAAGTAAACATGTAGACTGTATGCTAAAAGAATTTCGATTAAAAAAGAATCATATGGCCATTGTAATAGATGAGTTTGGAGATGTTTCTGGACTAGTCACAATTGAAGATATATTAGAATTAATTGTAGGTAATATTGATGACGAATACGATAAACATAAGTCTAACATTCGTCAATTAGACCAATATACTTTCATGATCAAATCTTTTACTTCTATAAAAGAATTTAACGATACTTTTAAAACCAACTTTAATACTGAAGAAGTAGATACTATTGGAGGATTAGTTATGAAAAACATTGGGCATCTTCCAGTTCAAGGTGAACTCATAAAAATTTTAGGATATAAATTTGAAGTTCATATTGCAAATAATAGACGAATCATACAATTAAAAACTACTATTCCAAATAATCATGAAATTTCTAAACTAAAAAAATAG
- the ygfZ gene encoding tRNA-modifying protein YgfZ, translated as MKLSNFKNTNLLQLSKKNIVLTILKDWIVTTITGKDSKKYLQSQITINMRSIDKRNHQICSHCNVSGKVYSNLLIFKINTNNYMYLQRKSVSNKQIKKLKKYSVFSNITISNNIDTHILGIFGMKAKEKLLEYFKEIPSKNFSVYHKNNDILLWFDSPFERFLIITKKNSDISNHILQLTNEIKDDTLWTALDISSKFPIIDYETSEKFFPQSLNLENLKGLDFKKGCYHGQEMISKIQFKMLNRYNLYWLIGKFKTKIHIGEIIEIKYDTMWKNIGYILAIAQIDKKEVWIQAVLKNNVEQKNTLRIKNDEKNILYMQI; from the coding sequence ATGAAACTATCTAATTTTAAAAATACTAATTTATTACAACTTTCTAAAAAAAACATTGTATTAACAATATTGAAAGATTGGATTGTAACAACTATAACAGGCAAAGATAGTAAAAAATACTTACAAAGTCAAATAACTATTAATATGCGTTCGATAGATAAAAGAAATCATCAAATATGTTCACATTGTAATGTAAGTGGAAAAGTATATAGTAATTTGCTCATATTTAAAATTAATACAAATAATTATATGTATCTTCAAAGAAAGAGTGTTTCAAATAAACAAATTAAAAAATTAAAAAAATATTCTGTTTTTTCTAATATAACAATATCTAATAATATCGATACACATATACTAGGAATTTTTGGAATGAAAGCAAAAGAAAAATTATTAGAATACTTTAAAGAAATACCTAGTAAAAATTTTTCAGTATATCATAAAAATAACGATATATTATTGTGGTTTGATTCTCCTTTCGAAAGATTTTTAATAATTACAAAAAAAAATAGTGATATATCAAATCATATATTACAATTAACAAATGAAATAAAAGATGATACTCTATGGACAGCATTAGATATTTCTTCTAAATTTCCTATTATAGATTACGAGACTAGTGAAAAATTTTTTCCACAATCTTTAAACTTAGAAAATTTAAAAGGATTAGATTTTAAGAAAGGATGTTATCATGGCCAAGAAATGATTTCTAAAATACAATTTAAAATGCTGAATCGCTATAATTTATATTGGTTAATTGGAAAATTTAAAACAAAAATACATATAGGAGAAATAATAGAAATCAAATACGATACTATGTGGAAAAACATTGGATATATTTTAGCTATTGCACAAATTGATAAAAAAGAAGTATGGATACAAGCAGTGTTGAAAAACAATGTTGAACAAAAAAATACATTGCGAATTAAAAATGACGAAAAAAATATTTTATACATGCAAATATAA
- the lysA gene encoding diaminopimelate decarboxylase, with protein MLNCKKNPNIVFSADNILNLINKYRSPIWIYDSNIMLERIENLRKFDVIRFAQKSCSNIHILKFFKKNGVKIDAVSLGEIERGLIAGYNLSNQDIVFTADVIDRYTLNTIKKYQIPVNVGSIDMLQQIGIVSPGHCIWLRINPKFGYGHSKKTNTGGENSKHGIWDINLAMPFIKKYNLKLIGLHMHIGSGVNDKFLYRVCQEMVKQVLNFNHDIQVISAGGGLTVPYKLCDNVFDISRYFTLWDAARREISNYLNHAIKLEIEPGRFLVAESGILVSEVRSIKQTSSKLFVLVDAGFNDLMRPVMYGSYHYISVLAGDGRMINEENTIETVIGGPLCESGDVFTQNECGDVEIRMLPRVKIGDYLIFHNTGAYGASMSSNYNSRPLIPEIFFENGNFRLIRKRQTIKQLLELETSCL; from the coding sequence ATGCTTAATTGTAAAAAAAATCCAAATATAGTATTTAGTGCAGACAATATTTTAAATTTAATTAATAAGTATCGTTCACCTATATGGATATACGATTCTAATATAATGTTAGAAAGAATTGAGAATTTACGTAAATTTGATGTAATTAGATTTGCTCAAAAATCTTGTTCTAACATTCATATTCTAAAATTTTTTAAAAAAAATGGAGTTAAAATTGATGCTGTTTCATTAGGTGAGATCGAAAGAGGATTAATTGCTGGATATAACTTGTCTAATCAAGATATCGTGTTTACGGCTGATGTTATTGATAGGTATACCTTAAACACAATAAAGAAATATCAAATTCCAGTAAATGTAGGATCTATAGATATGCTACAGCAAATTGGTATAGTGTCTCCAGGACATTGTATTTGGTTAAGAATTAATCCAAAATTTGGTTATGGACATAGTAAAAAAACAAATACAGGAGGAGAAAATAGTAAACATGGTATTTGGGATATTAATTTAGCTATGCCATTTATTAAGAAATATAATTTAAAATTAATTGGTTTACACATGCATATTGGATCTGGTGTAAATGATAAATTTTTATATCGTGTATGCCAGGAAATGGTTAAACAAGTATTAAATTTTAATCATGATATACAAGTGATATCTGCGGGAGGAGGATTAACAGTTCCTTATAAGTTATGTGATAATGTTTTTGATATAAGTAGATATTTTACATTATGGGATGCAGCACGAAGGGAAATTTCTAATTATTTGAATCATGCTATTAAATTAGAAATTGAGCCAGGTAGATTTTTAGTAGCGGAATCTGGAATTTTAGTTTCTGAAGTGAGATCAATTAAACAAACTAGTTCTAAGTTATTTGTCCTTGTTGATGCTGGGTTTAATGATTTAATGAGACCTGTTATGTACGGTAGTTATCACTATATATCTGTTCTTGCAGGAGATGGACGAATGATAAATGAAGAAAATACTATAGAAACTGTTATAGGAGGCCCATTATGTGAATCTGGAGATGTATTTACTCAAAATGAATGTGGTGATGTAGAAATTAGAATGCTTCCTAGAGTAAAAATTGGTGATTATCTAATTTTTCACAATACTGGAGCGTATGGAGCATCTATGTCTTCTAATTATAATAGTCGTCCATTAATTCCAGAAATTTTTTTTGAAAATGGAAATTTCCGTTTAATTCGTAAACGTCAAACTATAAAACAACTTTTAGAATTAGAAACAAGTTGTTTATGA
- the prfB gene encoding peptide chain release factor 2 (programmed frameshift) has translation MHEIIVLKNRIQICINKINSLKVFLDYSSKKDRLLEVNSDLELNKIWKNSNLIISLNREKSILTSLISSIDEVELNLNAITEILELSIKENNRNLLCDIISELNILDKVIQALELNYFFSKKHDYLDCYLDIQSGSGGTEAQDWANILFRMYLKWAFQKRFKTEIIERTYGDIVGIKSSTLQILGKYAFGWLRTETGIHRLVRKSPFSPNNQRHTSFASVFVYPDIDDSIKVTMNSCDLRIDVYRASGAGGQHVNKTESAVRITHIPSGLVTQSQSSRSQHKNKDIALKQLQSKLYELTINKQKTEKKNLEGKKSDIRWGNQIRSYILDDSRIKDLRTNIEVSDVQSILDGNLDVFIEASLKHGL, from the exons ATGCATGAAATCATTGTACTAAAAAATCGCATTCAAATCTGCATAAATAAAATTAATAGTTTGAAGGTGTTTCTT GACTATAGTAGTAAAAAGGATAGATTATTAGAAGTTAATTCTGATTTAGAACTAAATAAAATATGGAAAAATTCTAATTTAATCATTAGTTTAAATCGAGAAAAAAGTATATTAACTTCTTTAATTTCATCTATAGATGAAGTAGAGTTAAATTTAAATGCTATAACAGAGATTTTAGAATTATCTATTAAAGAAAATAATCGAAATTTATTATGTGACATTATTAGTGAATTAAATATATTAGATAAAGTTATTCAAGCATTAGAATTAAATTATTTTTTTTCAAAAAAACATGACTATTTAGATTGTTATTTAGATATACAGTCCGGTTCTGGAGGCACAGAAGCACAAGATTGGGCTAATATTTTATTTCGAATGTATTTAAAATGGGCATTTCAAAAAAGATTCAAAACGGAAATTATTGAACGAACATATGGTGATATAGTTGGAATAAAATCTTCTACACTACAGATATTAGGTAAATACGCTTTTGGATGGTTACGCACTGAAACAGGTATTCATCGTTTAGTAAGAAAGAGTCCTTTTAGTCCTAATAATCAGCGTCATACTTCTTTTGCTTCTGTATTTGTTTATCCAGACATTGATGATTCTATAAAAGTAACAATGAACTCTTGTGATTTAAGAATTGATGTATATCGAGCATCTGGAGCTGGTGGTCAACATGTTAATAAAACTGAATCAGCAGTTAGAATTACACATATTCCTTCAGGATTAGTTACTCAATCCCAGAGTAGTCGTTCTCAACATAAAAATAAAGATATAGCATTGAAACAATTACAATCGAAATTATATGAGTTAACTATTAATAAACAAAAAACAGAAAAAAAAAATCTTGAAGGTAAAAAATCAGATATAAGATGGGGAAACCAAATACGTTCATATATATTAGATGATTCACGTATTAAAGATTTAAGAACAAATATAGAAGTTAGTGATGTACAATCTATTTTAGATGGAAATTTAGATGTATTTATCGAAGCTAGTTTGAAACACGGTTTATAA
- the lysS gene encoding lysine--tRNA ligase — MNKFNNEERERRKKLYCIKKNGFNFPNNFKPNKRSIDIHTKYKFFTNDQLKILNCYVSIAGRILKKRVIGKSSFFILKDCEGEIQIYIAEKNFLDNSYTNIVKQLDLGDIIGVKGSLFRTKTGELSINCKKLKLLTKSLRPLPNKFHGLYNKEIRYRQRYLDLISNKNLTFVFKTRSNIFITIRKFMLENKFLEVETPMMQNIPGGATARPFITYHNSLNFDLYLRISPELYLKRLIIGGFNRIFEINRNFRNEGISTRHSPEFTMMEVYIAYSDYKDMMVFTENLLKTIVLSVIGSLKFEYRGFKLDFEKSFCKLTMKQAVLNFNSNIQLSDLEDLEKTKKIVHTLGIHLESSWGIGRLILEIFNKTVERNLIQPTFITDYPIEVSHLSRRNDIDSNIADRFELFVSGLELANGFSELNDPEDQKNRFLNQKKHQELTCKNDSVFYDEDYITALEYGLPPTSGLGIGIDRLVMILTNQESIRDVIFFPILKPI; from the coding sequence ATGAATAAATTTAATAATGAAGAAAGAGAAAGACGAAAGAAGTTATATTGTATAAAAAAAAATGGTTTTAATTTTCCTAATAATTTTAAACCTAATAAAAGATCTATAGACATTCATACTAAATATAAATTTTTTACTAATGATCAGTTAAAAATTTTAAATTGTTACGTAAGCATAGCTGGTCGTATTTTAAAAAAACGTGTTATTGGAAAGAGTTCATTTTTTATATTAAAAGATTGTGAGGGAGAAATACAAATCTATATTGCGGAAAAAAATTTTTTAGACAATTCTTATACAAACATAGTTAAACAATTAGATTTAGGCGATATTATAGGAGTTAAAGGAAGTTTATTTAGAACTAAAACAGGAGAATTATCTATTAATTGTAAAAAATTAAAATTATTAACAAAATCATTAAGACCATTACCAAATAAATTTCATGGATTATATAACAAAGAAATAAGATATAGACAAAGATACTTAGATCTTATTAGTAATAAAAATTTAACCTTTGTTTTTAAGACTAGATCAAATATATTTATAACAATTAGAAAATTTATGTTAGAAAATAAATTTTTGGAAGTAGAAACTCCTATGATGCAAAATATTCCTGGAGGTGCTACTGCACGTCCTTTTATTACTTATCATAATTCTTTAAATTTTGATTTGTATTTGAGGATTTCTCCTGAATTATATTTGAAGAGATTAATTATTGGAGGGTTTAATCGTATTTTTGAAATTAATAGAAATTTTCGTAATGAAGGTATTTCAACTCGTCATAGTCCAGAATTTACCATGATGGAAGTATATATAGCTTATTCAGATTATAAAGACATGATGGTTTTTACTGAAAATTTATTAAAAACAATAGTGTTATCGGTAATAGGTAGTTTAAAATTTGAATATAGAGGATTTAAATTAGATTTTGAAAAAAGTTTTTGTAAATTGACGATGAAACAAGCAGTATTAAATTTTAATTCAAATATTCAGTTATCTGATTTAGAAGATTTAGAAAAAACAAAAAAAATTGTTCATACTCTTGGAATACACTTAGAAAGTAGCTGGGGAATAGGTAGATTAATATTAGAAATATTTAATAAAACAGTAGAAAGAAATTTAATTCAACCAACTTTTATAACTGATTATCCTATAGAGGTTTCTCATTTATCAAGGCGTAACGATATTGATTCTAATATTGCTGATCGATTTGAGTTATTCGTTTCTGGTCTTGAATTAGCGAATGGATTTTCAGAATTAAATGATCCAGAAGATCAAAAAAATAGATTTTTGAATCAAAAAAAACATCAGGAGTTAACATGTAAAAACGATTCAGTTTTTTATGATGAAGATTATATCACTGCTCTTGAATATGGATTACCTCCAACATCTGGATTAGGCATAGGAATTGATAGATTGGTTATGATTTTAACAAATCAAGAAAGCATTCGCGATGTTATCTTTTTTCCTATTCTTAAACCTATTTAG